The Deltaproteobacteria bacterium sequence CCGGTTCATTGTCTCGGCCTGTCTGATGCAGCGAGCCCCGACGATCCTCACGGGTATCCTTATATGGAAAATGAGAAAACCTGCATCGGATGCGGATTTTGCGCCAGGGAATGCCCCGTTGAGGCTGTCTCCATGGTTGTATCATGAACCCGGACAGATAACTTTCAAGTCCCCCTTTGTAAAGGGGGATTCAGGGGGATTTTAAGTGCATGCCGTAAAATCTCCCCCAACCCCTCTTTAGAAAAGAGGGGGGACATTGAATATACAGTAACCAGGAAAAGAGAAAGGAGATCCTCTATGCAGCCGCCCGTTAAAATGTATACACTCAGTACGTGCAGCCACTGTAAAGCAACCAAGAGATTTATGAATGATTGTAACGTGAAATACGAATTTACGGACGTCGATTTGCTGAGCGGTGAGGAAAAGGCCGCCGTTATGGCTGATGTCAGAAAGTTTAATCCACGATGTTCATTCCCCACGATTATCATCGGTGATAAAGTCATTGTGGGGTTTGATGAAACGGCAATTAAGGAGGCTTTAGGGTTATAATGGAAGCCGATCAGCTTTATGAGATGTTGCGGAAAATTCAGGAGCCAAGAGGCTATTTTTTTAACAGGGACAGGGAGAAGGTGCTCGATATCCTCAGAGATCTCCTGATCAACAAAGAGCGTTACGGCTACATGTCCTGTCCTTGCCGTCTGGCGTCAGGGGATCGAGAGCGTGACAAAGACATTGTCTGTCCCTGTGCGTATCGGTCCGCCGACGTAAACAAATACGGAAGCTGCTATTGCAATCTTTATGTTTCACAAAAATGGAACGAAGATAAAACTCCGCACGCA is a genomic window containing:
- a CDS encoding glutaredoxin family protein → MQPPVKMYTLSTCSHCKATKRFMNDCNVKYEFTDVDLLSGEEKAAVMADVRKFNPRCSFPTIIIGDKVIVGFDETAIKEALGL
- a CDS encoding ferredoxin:thioredoxin reductase, translated to MEADQLYEMLRKIQEPRGYFFNRDREKVLDILRDLLINKERYGYMSCPCRLASGDRERDKDIVCPCAYRSADVNKYGSCYCNLYVSQKWNEDKTPHAYVPERRPPERMPFL